A genome region from Flavobacterium sp. CFS9 includes the following:
- a CDS encoding right-handed parallel beta-helix repeat-containing protein codes for MIKKLPLLFFSFLFVFLSGNILNAKAIKIVAGPTPDAEGILYVKTGGTGDGSSWNNALGEFRTAIESTNPAIFQIWVGAGTYTPMYGKTFVLKRDVKIYGGFKGTENNIQQRDLKTNISILKGLSNTIIKTERLTEDSVLDGFTMIDGFTDSNTNGTSGFGGAINNLSSSLTISNCIFKDNKASFGAGIYSFSGYPKIKNCTFVNNKSNAIYNSSNSALITDCTFDKNVSLSSAIENNQSEVVITNCNFTENKGEDGGAVYNERSTVTFTNCNFSNNISSYGSSGNNGGGAIFNIWNSKIKIYNCSFVKNTASRHGGAMVSNNYCNVLIVNSLFANNSAKTTANEIYSTYNNTLNIINSTFVNVGEDAITLDSGSVNFSNCIVWTDINIAHSSTYTSKNSIIFGKIDNTNGNLDATGIIDTQIFKNPSAENYTPLEAGIAINKGNNALYDSSIYGTSDLAGKSRINETVIDLGAYESLNGSLGIERAAKPTFIAYPNPVKDGIFSIENSTKDGVAVLYDISGKQVKMVKIENGKAEVNVTNLPGGTYLLQAFDGKVFKIVVE; via the coding sequence ATGATTAAAAAATTACCTCTTCTATTTTTTTCTTTCTTATTTGTCTTTCTTAGTGGAAACATTCTAAATGCAAAAGCAATTAAAATTGTTGCAGGCCCAACTCCGGATGCAGAGGGTATTTTATATGTAAAAACAGGAGGCACCGGCGATGGCTCTTCGTGGAATAATGCGCTGGGAGAATTTAGAACCGCAATAGAAAGTACCAATCCTGCAATTTTTCAGATTTGGGTAGGGGCCGGAACTTATACTCCAATGTACGGCAAAACTTTTGTTTTAAAAAGAGATGTAAAAATTTATGGTGGCTTTAAAGGAACCGAAAATAATATTCAGCAACGTGATCTGAAAACCAACATCAGCATTTTAAAAGGCCTCTCGAACACAATAATTAAAACCGAGAGATTAACCGAAGACTCCGTTTTAGATGGTTTCACGATGATCGACGGATTTACAGACTCTAACACAAATGGTACATCGGGATTTGGTGGCGCAATTAATAATCTTAGCTCCTCTCTTACGATATCAAATTGTATTTTTAAAGATAATAAAGCATCGTTTGGCGCAGGAATCTATAGTTTTAGTGGTTATCCAAAAATTAAAAACTGTACTTTCGTTAATAATAAAAGTAATGCTATTTACAATTCTTCAAATTCAGCTTTAATAACAGATTGTACTTTTGATAAAAATGTGTCCCTAAGCAGTGCAATCGAAAACAACCAATCTGAAGTTGTAATAACCAATTGCAATTTTACAGAAAACAAAGGTGAAGATGGTGGTGCAGTTTACAATGAAAGATCAACGGTTACATTTACCAATTGCAATTTTTCTAATAATATATCTTCTTACGGAAGTAGTGGAAATAATGGTGGAGGTGCGATTTTTAACATCTGGAACAGCAAAATAAAAATCTATAATTGCAGCTTTGTAAAAAATACTGCTTCACGTCATGGTGGTGCTATGGTAAGCAATAATTATTGCAATGTACTTATTGTAAACAGTCTTTTTGCTAATAATTCGGCTAAAACAACGGCAAACGAAATTTACAGTACCTACAACAACACGCTTAATATCATCAACAGTACTTTTGTTAATGTCGGTGAAGATGCAATCACTCTGGACAGTGGAAGTGTGAATTTTTCAAATTGCATTGTTTGGACAGATATCAACATTGCTCATAGTTCTACTTACACTTCAAAAAATTCAATAATTTTTGGCAAAATAGATAATACTAATGGAAATCTTGATGCGACAGGAATTATTGATACTCAAATTTTTAAAAATCCTTCTGCAGAAAACTATACACCTCTCGAAGCAGGAATTGCCATAAATAAAGGTAACAATGCATTGTACGATTCTTCAATCTACGGTACATCAGACTTAGCCGGAAAGTCCCGAATTAACGAAACGGTTATTGATTTGGGAGCTTATGAATCTTTAAACGGTTCACTGGGTATCGAACGTGCAGCCAAACCAACTTTTATAGCGTATCCAAATCCTGTAAAAGACGGTATTTTTTCGATCGAAAATTCCACCAAAGATGGAGTCGCAGTACTTTATGACATCTCAGGAAAACAGGTGAAAATGGTAAAAATAGAGAATGGAAAAGCTGAGGTTAATGTAACTAATTTGCCTGGTGGAACCTATTTACTCCAAGCTTTTGATGGAAAAGTTTTCAAAATTGTAGTGGAATAA
- a CDS encoding helix-turn-helix domain-containing protein — translation MSTTAKPKHIGRNISRIRELKGMKQEALAMAIGVTQQTVSNLEASENVEESKLVEIAKALEVSVEAIKNFSEEAVFNYFNTFNETVSNSNFGPQSTCTFNPLDKVVELYERLVLAEKELVKAEKEKVEYLEKVLKEK, via the coding sequence ATGAGTACAACAGCAAAACCAAAACATATAGGAAGAAACATTAGCCGAATTAGAGAGCTAAAAGGAATGAAACAAGAAGCTTTGGCTATGGCAATTGGAGTAACCCAACAAACAGTTTCTAATCTTGAAGCCAGTGAAAATGTGGAGGAAAGTAAACTGGTAGAAATTGCAAAAGCGCTTGAAGTAAGTGTAGAAGCGATTAAAAATTTTTCGGAAGAAGCAGTTTTTAATTATTTCAATACTTTTAATGAAACAGTTTCGAATAGTAATTTTGGTCCTCAAAGTACTTGTACTTTCAACCCTTTAGATAAAGTAGTTGAACTTTACGAACGATTGGTACTGGCTGAAAAAGAATTGGTGAAGGCCGAAAAAGAAAAAGTAGAGTATTTAGAAAAAGTACTGAAAGAAAAGTAA
- a CDS encoding RidA family protein: MKHFLLLTFLFVFNINFAQETKIKKEKWHWNNGPKQDTVIGYAQVLKVDNVLYISGAVTTELTPAGITTVYNDLKASLASYGATFANVVKENLYTTDIETMKKYNNVRKKFYNGDFPAATWVQIVQLYMPTAKLEVELVAHLPK; this comes from the coding sequence ATGAAACATTTCCTTTTACTTACTTTTTTATTCGTTTTCAATATCAATTTTGCACAAGAAACCAAAATAAAAAAGGAAAAATGGCATTGGAACAATGGCCCCAAACAAGATACCGTTATTGGTTATGCGCAGGTTTTAAAAGTCGACAATGTACTTTACATTTCGGGTGCTGTAACAACGGAATTAACTCCGGCAGGAATCACAACGGTCTATAACGATTTAAAAGCGTCACTAGCGAGTTATGGTGCCACATTTGCAAATGTGGTAAAAGAAAATTTATACACAACAGATATTGAGACCATGAAAAAGTACAACAACGTTAGAAAAAAATTCTATAATGGTGACTTTCCTGCCGCTACATGGGTGCAAATAGTACAATTATACATGCCAACCGCAAAATTAGAGGTGGAATTGGTTGCTCATTTACCAAAATAA
- the prfA gene encoding peptide chain release factor 1 yields MLDRLQYVKQRFDEISDLIIQPDVIADQKRYVQLNQEYKSIKALVEKREEYILVLANIDEANEIIADGSDADMVEMAKMQLEEAKERLPQLEEEIKFMLIPKDPEDAKNVMVEIRAGTGGDEASIFAGDLFRMYTKYCESQGWRTSVVDMNEGTSGGFKEVIFEVTGEDVYGTLKFEAGVHRVQRVPQTETQGRVHTSAATVMVLPEAEEFDVQIDMNDVRVDFFCSSGPGGQSVNTTKSAVRLTHIPTGLVAQCQDQKSQHKNKDKALTVLRSRLYEMELAKKQEEDATKRSSQVSSGDRSAKIRTYNYAQGRVTDHRVGLTLYDLGNIMNGDIQKIVAELQLVNNMEKLKEASEVF; encoded by the coding sequence ATGTTAGATAGACTTCAATATGTAAAGCAGCGTTTTGATGAGATTTCGGATTTGATTATTCAGCCGGATGTTATTGCGGATCAAAAGCGTTATGTGCAACTCAACCAGGAATATAAAAGCATCAAAGCTTTGGTTGAAAAAAGAGAAGAATACATTCTTGTTTTAGCAAATATTGACGAAGCAAACGAAATTATTGCTGACGGAAGCGATGCAGATATGGTTGAAATGGCCAAAATGCAGCTGGAAGAAGCAAAAGAACGCTTGCCGCAACTGGAGGAGGAAATCAAATTTATGTTGATTCCTAAAGATCCTGAAGATGCTAAAAATGTCATGGTGGAGATCCGTGCCGGAACGGGTGGGGACGAAGCGAGTATTTTTGCAGGGGATTTGTTCAGAATGTATACGAAATACTGTGAGTCACAAGGTTGGAGAACTTCTGTGGTGGATATGAACGAAGGTACTTCGGGAGGTTTCAAAGAGGTTATTTTTGAAGTTACCGGAGAAGATGTGTACGGAACCCTGAAATTTGAAGCAGGTGTGCATCGTGTACAGCGTGTTCCGCAAACCGAAACTCAAGGTCGTGTGCATACTTCGGCAGCAACGGTAATGGTTTTACCGGAAGCGGAAGAGTTTGATGTACAAATCGATATGAACGATGTTCGTGTAGATTTCTTCTGTTCGTCAGGACCTGGAGGACAGTCGGTAAATACAACGAAATCGGCTGTACGTTTAACGCACATTCCTACGGGATTGGTGGCACAGTGTCAGGATCAGAAATCGCAGCATAAAAATAAAGATAAAGCGTTAACGGTTTTACGTTCTCGTTTGTACGAAATGGAATTGGCTAAAAAACAAGAGGAAGACGCTACAAAACGTAGTTCTCAGGTAAGTTCGGGTGACCGTTCGGCTAAGATTCGTACGTACAACTACGCACAAGGTCGTGTAACCGATCACCGTGTGGGATTAACGTTATACGATTTAGGAAACATCATGAATGGTGATATTCAGAAAATTGTTGCCGAGCTTCAATTGGTAAACAATATGGAGAAATTGAAGGAAGCGTCGGAGGTTTTTTAA
- a CDS encoding YtxH domain-containing protein: MKTSTTILGILGAAAAGAVLGVLFAPDKGSNTRKKISDKSKDYGDNIKTKFNGVVSTIKSNGKEIIEEGKAKFSQAKEDFNTLKDEAKAVKSNY, translated from the coding sequence ATGAAAACGAGCACCACAATTTTAGGAATATTAGGAGCCGCAGCAGCGGGAGCAGTTTTAGGAGTTTTATTTGCACCGGACAAAGGATCAAATACCAGAAAAAAAATATCAGACAAGTCTAAAGATTACGGAGATAATATAAAAACCAAGTTCAACGGAGTCGTTAGCACCATTAAGTCAAACGGAAAAGAAATTATCGAAGAGGGAAAAGCAAAATTCAGTCAGGCAAAAGAGGACTTCAACACCCTTAAGGATGAAGCCAAAGCTGTAAAATCCAACTATTAA
- a CDS encoding lmo0937 family membrane protein → MSNLLYTIALVLVILWALGFFVYSLGSIIHILLVIAVIAILLRLIKGREI, encoded by the coding sequence ATGTCAAATCTACTATACACAATCGCGTTGGTACTGGTCATTCTTTGGGCATTGGGCTTTTTTGTTTACAGCCTCGGAAGTATCATTCATATTTTACTGGTCATTGCAGTTATTGCCATATTATTAAGGCTCATTAAAGGCCGTGAAATTTAA
- a CDS encoding porin family protein, which yields MKMYPNFLCALALFLTASFGMLNAQNNNVNPEYGIKGGFNMSNLYSSDANDENVLYGFNAGLYATLPISDFIAIQPEILFTTKGAKLEYNNVFASGDSKFRLNYIEVPLLVRVNITPNFNVHAGGYASYLVSSKVTGRGDFNFEQEIDTDDLNKFDAGLSAGVGVDFDPVSIGLRYNYGLTTIGKERTVAGTTYTFPDAKNSNLTLYLSYKLN from the coding sequence ATGAAAATGTACCCAAATTTTTTATGCGCCTTAGCCCTTTTCTTAACAGCATCGTTTGGAATGCTGAACGCTCAGAACAATAATGTAAATCCCGAGTACGGAATCAAAGGAGGATTCAATATGTCGAATTTGTACTCTAGTGATGCCAATGACGAAAACGTATTATACGGTTTCAATGCTGGTCTTTACGCCACTTTACCAATCTCAGATTTCATAGCCATTCAGCCTGAAATCCTGTTCACGACAAAAGGAGCCAAACTGGAATACAATAATGTTTTTGCCAGCGGAGATTCAAAATTCAGACTCAACTACATCGAAGTTCCTTTACTGGTTAGAGTAAATATCACCCCTAACTTTAACGTTCATGCCGGTGGTTATGCTTCTTATTTGGTAAGCTCAAAAGTAACCGGCAGAGGTGACTTTAACTTCGAGCAGGAAATCGACACTGATGATCTGAACAAGTTTGACGCCGGTTTATCAGCAGGTGTTGGAGTCGATTTTGATCCAGTAAGCATCGGATTACGTTACAACTACGGACTAACTACTATTGGAAAAGAAAGGACTGTAGCCGGAACAACATACACTTTTCCGGATGCAAAAAACAGCAACCTTACTTTATACCTTTCGTATAAGTTAAACTAA
- a CDS encoding DUF4142 domain-containing protein: protein MKTIPRVKAFFLRTIFLLCVIVFVSSCKKNYPIATSLKNETFTKNEKEEIEAFFFIAAANVSQTIISKSQIAQQKSSDNNILEVSKQIEINQNQLLQEITNLANKKLIIITEINATHKRDLYDLIDASETNFNAAYLDSMNASLEEQIRLLESISKETNDQIILEMVLQYLPKQYEFVREIQKSRIVI, encoded by the coding sequence ATGAAAACAATTCCCCGAGTAAAAGCTTTTTTTTTAAGAACGATATTTCTATTGTGTGTAATAGTTTTTGTCTCCTCCTGTAAAAAAAACTATCCAATAGCCACTTCTTTAAAAAATGAAACTTTTACAAAGAATGAAAAAGAAGAAATTGAAGCCTTTTTTTTTATCGCGGCGGCAAATGTAAGTCAAACCATTATTTCTAAAAGTCAAATTGCACAGCAAAAAAGTTCTGACAACAATATACTGGAAGTAAGCAAACAAATCGAAATCAATCAAAATCAGCTGTTACAGGAAATTACAAATCTGGCGAATAAAAAGCTGATCATTATTACCGAAATCAATGCCACCCATAAGCGGGATTTATACGATTTAATTGATGCCAGCGAAACCAATTTCAACGCGGCTTATCTGGATTCGATGAATGCCTCTTTAGAAGAACAAATCCGATTACTCGAATCGATTTCAAAGGAAACGAACGATCAGATTATTTTAGAAATGGTGCTACAATACCTGCCAAAACAATATGAGTTTGTCAGAGAAATTCAAAAATCAAGAATAGTAATCTAA
- a CDS encoding CHASE3 domain-containing protein, which translates to MKWIPNFNSSNSLRVIFVIAVFILLFLSSIAHKHNQDLNESSKLVMHTYEINIQLERLMSAIKDAETGQRGYIITRNARFLTPYIYSRDKVNTSFINLKKLTKDNPRQQKNLQNLFKLIIQRFVSFENCLKYSDPKTYDKRKLDNHLFGGRILMENIRFKVDEMNDIEKTDLAKRLKIYDAEISLSPLFSISLFLVALSFILLAYRQISRDFERLKIFNKQLLISGKLMAESETIGKFSTWQWDLDTNKIDYSDNQFRLLGYEPNAFVPEKGTFLSFVHPDDKEIVAKSMRGILDYKQLPFVYYKIILPTQEVRHFKTTGKLLTDEQGSKILLGINFDITDEHLLNIELQARNVELENSNKELASFNHVASHDLQEPLRKIQTFISRISDADKAAMSQNANDYIAKIEISAKRMRVLIDDLLLFSRTNTTKKEFIKSNLNELLKNAEAELTEMIDEKKAVITSTKLPKLAVIPYQIEQLFINLIGNSLKYNRPDVAPEINIESQKVFSVDYRELLDQNVKKYHKITFTDNGMGFDPQFKETIFVLFQRLHSKTDYPGTGIGLAICKKIVDNHKGYIMADSQPDQGSVFTIFLPD; encoded by the coding sequence ATGAAGTGGATCCCAAATTTTAATTCCTCAAACTCATTGAGAGTTATTTTTGTAATCGCTGTTTTCATTCTGTTATTTCTTTCTTCTATTGCTCACAAGCACAATCAGGACCTTAATGAGTCCAGTAAGCTGGTGATGCATACGTATGAAATTAACATTCAGTTAGAACGGTTAATGTCGGCTATTAAAGATGCCGAAACGGGGCAGCGCGGCTATATCATAACCCGCAATGCCCGTTTCCTGACTCCTTACATCTATTCGCGCGACAAGGTAAACACTTCCTTCATTAATTTAAAAAAGCTAACAAAAGACAACCCGCGACAGCAGAAAAATCTTCAAAACTTATTCAAGCTCATCATTCAGCGTTTTGTTTCGTTTGAAAATTGCCTTAAATACAGCGATCCTAAAACCTACGACAAACGAAAACTCGACAATCATTTGTTTGGAGGACGAATTTTGATGGAAAACATTCGTTTTAAAGTAGACGAAATGAATGACATCGAAAAAACGGATCTGGCCAAAAGACTAAAAATCTACGATGCCGAAATTTCCCTGAGCCCGCTTTTTTCTATTTCACTGTTTCTGGTTGCTTTAAGCTTTATTCTTTTGGCTTACCGACAAATTAGTCGTGATTTCGAACGTCTGAAAATCTTCAACAAACAGCTTTTGATTTCCGGAAAACTGATGGCCGAATCTGAAACTATTGGTAAATTTAGTACCTGGCAATGGGATTTAGACACCAACAAAATAGACTATTCCGACAATCAATTTCGTTTGTTGGGCTATGAACCCAATGCTTTTGTTCCCGAAAAAGGTACCTTTCTAAGCTTTGTTCATCCCGATGATAAAGAAATAGTCGCAAAGTCGATGAGAGGAATTCTGGATTATAAACAATTGCCTTTTGTTTACTATAAAATTATACTTCCGACACAAGAAGTAAGGCATTTTAAAACCACAGGAAAATTATTGACTGACGAGCAGGGAAGCAAAATTTTACTGGGAATCAACTTTGACATTACCGACGAGCATTTACTCAACATAGAACTTCAGGCACGTAACGTCGAACTGGAAAACAGTAATAAAGAACTGGCTTCTTTCAACCACGTTGCGAGTCACGATTTACAGGAACCTCTTCGAAAAATTCAGACTTTTATCTCCCGAATTTCAGATGCCGACAAAGCAGCTATGTCTCAGAACGCCAATGATTATATTGCAAAAATTGAGATTTCGGCCAAAAGAATGCGCGTTCTAATTGATGATTTATTGTTGTTCTCCAGAACCAATACCACCAAAAAAGAATTCATTAAATCAAATTTAAATGAATTGCTTAAAAATGCCGAAGCGGAATTAACCGAAATGATCGACGAGAAAAAAGCGGTGATTACGTCTACAAAATTGCCTAAACTGGCCGTTATTCCGTATCAAATCGAACAGCTTTTTATCAATCTTATTGGAAATTCTTTAAAGTACAACCGTCCGGATGTGGCTCCTGAAATTAACATTGAAAGTCAAAAAGTATTTTCGGTAGATTATCGCGAACTATTAGACCAGAATGTAAAAAAATACCACAAAATAACTTTTACAGATAACGGAATGGGCTTTGACCCTCAATTTAAGGAAACTATTTTTGTATTGTTTCAGCGCTTACATTCTAAAACCGATTATCCGGGAACAGGAATTGGCCTGGCCATCTGCAAAAAAATTGTCGACAATCACAAAGGATATATCATGGCCGACAGTCAGCCTGATCAGGGTTCCGTATTTACCATTTTTCTTCCGGATTAA
- a CDS encoding response regulator, producing MQKNALHILLADDDEDDRLFFKDAFEEIKIQTKVEFAHDGMQLMDHLMNPENALPDILFLDLNMPKKTGKECLIEIKKTERLKDIIIAIYSTSSSEEDIEDTFIQGANIYIKKPSDFNNLKKIINEVVTVNWHYHTSGLNRDNFLLRLK from the coding sequence ATGCAAAAAAACGCATTACACATTTTATTGGCTGACGATGATGAGGACGATCGCCTTTTTTTTAAAGATGCTTTTGAAGAGATAAAGATTCAGACTAAAGTAGAATTTGCGCATGACGGAATGCAATTAATGGACCATTTGATGAATCCTGAGAATGCTTTACCTGATATTTTATTTCTGGATTTGAACATGCCGAAAAAAACCGGAAAAGAATGCCTGATCGAGATTAAAAAAACAGAGCGTTTAAAAGATATTATTATCGCCATCTACTCTACTTCCTCTTCCGAAGAAGATATTGAAGATACTTTTATTCAGGGCGCCAATATTTACATTAAAAAACCAAGTGATTTTAACAATCTGAAAAAAATAATTAATGAAGTCGTTACGGTAAACTGGCACTATCATACCTCAGGGTTAAATCGTGATAATTTTCTGTTGCGGCTAAAATAG